A section of the Bifidobacterium sp. ESL0745 genome encodes:
- a CDS encoding metallophosphoesterase family protein, translating into MTELTRVAKDSADFASKPRIQPVHPGDTRPVSVSARLGRLQFHDSGKFRVLVLADIQDGPKISKDTIKLIEAALDSSRPDIVIFPGNQIAGYDKAYAKTFRKRTWTPQKWSMGAAATNQRDAELDHTRELVRGSISQFVSPLIERHIPWAVTYGNHDFQCGLTNAELDEIYREFPGCLNPEPMIKPSDRPRKQPGSGLPDQYIYPCEPGTFALPVSKDRESGNVLGLVVFNSGDYGKLGGYGAPSQRALDFLKTVPSLIGVQSMVFQHIPVPQYYDLLKEVPATAAHAVEGYRKFAGHNYVIDEAKTLPGSFLGEGISCPDTDTGEFDVLKSTDGYFALLAGHDHRNRFVGTVDGLTLIATPTCGFGSYGPAPAQRAARLLEFDIRHPYEPRTQLLEFGDLVGKSSSSKAYTYALNGTPDAAKEGTNLLRRPRLIAQILRKMHLKK; encoded by the coding sequence ATGACTGAACTCACGCGTGTGGCCAAGGATTCTGCGGATTTCGCGTCGAAGCCGCGCATTCAGCCGGTGCATCCGGGAGACACTCGCCCTGTTTCCGTTTCCGCGCGCCTCGGCCGCCTTCAGTTCCATGATTCCGGCAAGTTCCGCGTCTTGGTGTTGGCTGACATCCAGGATGGTCCCAAGATCAGCAAGGACACCATCAAACTTATCGAAGCGGCACTCGACAGCTCCCGTCCTGATATCGTCATTTTCCCCGGCAACCAGATCGCCGGTTACGACAAGGCGTATGCCAAAACCTTCCGCAAGCGCACGTGGACGCCGCAGAAATGGTCGATGGGCGCTGCGGCCACCAACCAGCGCGACGCTGAGCTCGATCACACGCGCGAGCTGGTACGTGGGTCCATTTCCCAGTTTGTTTCCCCGCTGATCGAGCGCCACATCCCGTGGGCCGTGACCTACGGCAACCACGATTTCCAGTGTGGTCTCACCAACGCCGAACTGGACGAGATCTATCGTGAATTCCCAGGGTGTCTGAACCCGGAACCGATGATCAAACCTTCCGACCGCCCTCGCAAGCAGCCGGGCAGCGGGTTGCCCGACCAATACATCTATCCGTGCGAGCCGGGCACTTTTGCGCTGCCAGTCAGCAAAGATCGCGAAAGTGGCAATGTGCTGGGATTGGTGGTTTTCAATTCCGGCGATTACGGCAAGCTTGGCGGTTACGGTGCTCCCAGCCAGCGGGCGCTTGATTTTCTCAAGACGGTCCCATCGTTGATCGGTGTCCAATCAATGGTCTTCCAGCACATTCCGGTGCCGCAATATTACGATCTGCTCAAGGAAGTGCCGGCCACGGCCGCGCATGCCGTGGAGGGTTATCGCAAGTTCGCCGGCCACAATTATGTCATCGACGAGGCCAAAACGTTGCCCGGCAGTTTTCTGGGGGAGGGCATCAGCTGCCCCGACACCGACACCGGCGAGTTCGACGTCCTCAAGTCGACCGACGGCTATTTCGCGCTGCTTGCCGGCCACGATCATCGTAACCGTTTCGTCGGCACCGTCGATGGACTGACGCTGATCGCCACGCCGACCTGCGGGTTCGGCTCCTACGGCCCTGCTCCGGCCCAGCGCGCAGCAAGGCTTTTGGAATTCGATATCCGTCATCCCTACGAACCACGCACCCAGCTTTTGGAATTCGGCGACCTGGTCGGCAAGTCAAGCTCCAGCAAGGCCTACACCTACGCGCTCAACGGCACCCCAGACGCCGCAAAGGAAGGTACCAACCTGCTTCGTCGCCCGCGCCTCATCGCCCAGATCCTGCGTAAGATGCATCTGAAGAAGTAA